Proteins from one Entomospira culicis genomic window:
- a CDS encoding PTS sugar transporter subunit IIC, with protein sequence MSSEQLMENKFLHKFILVSTKISEQIHLRSMKDGFVTMMPLFILAGLAVLINNVILPIFLSGEILATVQEWGTAINNGTLNMAALGIAILIAYNLAKNRQFINPIATAVVALGSFMMILPLSLPTPIGDETVQLNGLISFNMLGSGGMISAIVISILASELFIFLSKVKIFKIYLGEGVPTGVARSFEALIPVILTMSTIAASSLLLKVITGMDLMSLIVFLIQRPLQGVNNSLIGFLFLYGLGTFLFSLGIHHNVITSAFIGPFLLININENMIAFSEGVPAPHILVEPFMATYMNMSGHGLTLPLLIAIFLFSKDKQSRTLGKLSIGPALFNINEPVIFGYPIIFNPPMMIPFVLVPLLGGTLAYFATALGLVNRIVVMLPWTTPPILSGYLATGGDWRASLLQIIIIVMGVFIYLPFMKMNEMIAHKIAMNSSEK encoded by the coding sequence ATGAGTAGTGAACAGTTAATGGAGAATAAATTTTTGCATAAATTTATTCTTGTCTCAACAAAAATTAGCGAGCAGATCCATCTACGCTCGATGAAAGATGGCTTTGTCACAATGATGCCTCTCTTTATCTTAGCTGGTCTAGCCGTCTTAATAAATAATGTTATCTTGCCGATATTCTTATCTGGAGAGATTCTTGCTACCGTACAAGAGTGGGGCACTGCCATTAATAATGGTACGCTTAATATGGCAGCATTGGGTATTGCTATCTTAATTGCCTATAATCTTGCCAAAAATCGACAATTTATTAACCCAATTGCCACCGCAGTCGTCGCGCTGGGATCGTTTATGATGATTCTACCACTATCACTACCCACTCCAATAGGCGATGAAACCGTGCAACTCAATGGATTAATCTCCTTTAATATGTTGGGATCTGGTGGAATGATTAGTGCGATTGTCATTAGCATCCTCGCCAGTGAACTCTTCATCTTTCTATCTAAAGTAAAAATATTTAAGATTTATCTGGGTGAGGGCGTACCCACCGGTGTAGCTAGATCTTTTGAAGCATTAATTCCCGTTATCCTCACCATGAGTACCATTGCTGCGTCTTCACTTCTCCTTAAGGTGATAACAGGCATGGATTTAATGTCGCTAATTGTCTTTTTAATCCAGCGTCCGCTCCAAGGCGTAAATAATAGCCTCATCGGATTTCTCTTTCTTTATGGGCTAGGTACCTTCCTTTTCTCCTTGGGCATTCATCATAATGTGATTACCTCCGCATTTATTGGACCATTTTTACTTATTAACATCAACGAAAATATGATCGCCTTTAGCGAGGGAGTACCTGCACCACATATTTTAGTCGAACCCTTCATGGCAACATACATGAATATGAGTGGACATGGGCTTACACTTCCTCTCCTCATTGCTATTTTTCTCTTTAGTAAAGATAAACAGTCTCGTACCTTGGGTAAGCTCTCTATTGGGCCCGCACTCTTTAATATTAATGAACCTGTTATCTTTGGCTATCCGATTATCTTCAACCCCCCGATGATGATTCCCTTTGTCCTCGTACCACTACTGGGAGGAACGCTTGCCTACTTTGCAACAGCGCTAGGATTAGTCAATCGTATTGTCGTCATGCTTCCATGGACGACGCCTCCGATTTTGAGTGGTTACCTCGCCACAGGCGGGGATTGGCGCGCTAGTCTCCTCCAAATTATCATCATTGTCATGGGGGTATTTATTTACCTTCCCTTCATGAAAATGAATGAAATGATCGCTCATAAAATAGCCATGAACAGCTCTGAAAAATAA
- a CDS encoding 6-phospho-beta-glucosidase has translation MKIVTIGGGSSYTPEIIEGFINRHKNLPVSEIWLVDIEAGKKKLETVGRLAQRMVEKAGINCKVHLTLNRREALKGASFVTTQFRVGLMEARILDERIPLSHGMIGQETNGFGGFMKALRTIPVILDIAKDMEELCPNAWLINFTNPSSMVTEAVQRFSKIKCVGLCNVPIYLVKTAEQMLGDSNFLLHCVGMNHYLWARHLYYKGNDILPEKLADFVRTTNESEQVRNVKNIPWDVNFVQHLGMMPVSYHRYYYMTEQMLEEELTKFDGGKGKTRGQEVKEVEEKLFKLYEDPDLAVKPKELEERGGTYYSDAACDLIQAIYTNNHQIMIVNTQNNGTLPFLPDDATIETSAMITDAGPIPLKATALPIIAQTELHIMKTFERLTIEAAISGNYDTAIQALTLNPLVKKGEITRQVLNEMIQAHKAHLPKWQVRK, from the coding sequence ATGAAAATTGTAACGATTGGTGGAGGCTCAAGCTACACTCCAGAGATTATTGAAGGATTTATTAATCGCCATAAAAATTTACCCGTAAGTGAAATTTGGCTTGTAGACATTGAGGCTGGCAAGAAAAAGCTTGAAACAGTAGGAAGACTCGCGCAACGCATGGTAGAAAAAGCTGGAATCAACTGTAAAGTTCATCTTACGCTAAACAGACGCGAAGCGCTCAAGGGGGCTAGCTTTGTTACCACACAATTTCGGGTGGGACTAATGGAAGCCCGCATTCTCGATGAGCGTATCCCACTATCGCACGGGATGATTGGGCAAGAGACCAACGGTTTTGGTGGCTTCATGAAAGCGCTACGCACTATCCCAGTTATCTTGGATATCGCCAAGGATATGGAAGAGTTGTGCCCGAATGCTTGGCTCATCAACTTTACTAATCCTAGTAGCATGGTAACCGAAGCAGTGCAACGTTTCAGTAAAATTAAGTGTGTGGGTCTATGCAATGTCCCTATCTACTTAGTAAAAACAGCCGAACAAATGTTAGGCGATAGTAATTTTCTCTTGCATTGCGTGGGGATGAATCACTATTTATGGGCAAGACATCTTTACTACAAAGGAAATGATATTCTGCCAGAAAAGCTCGCCGATTTTGTGCGTACCACAAACGAAAGTGAGCAAGTGCGTAATGTCAAAAACATCCCTTGGGATGTCAACTTTGTACAACATCTAGGGATGATGCCAGTAAGCTATCATCGTTATTACTATATGACGGAGCAAATGTTGGAGGAGGAACTCACTAAATTTGACGGTGGTAAAGGAAAAACCCGTGGACAAGAGGTAAAAGAGGTGGAGGAGAAACTCTTTAAACTCTACGAAGATCCAGACTTAGCCGTAAAACCAAAAGAACTCGAAGAACGAGGCGGTACCTACTACAGCGATGCCGCTTGTGATTTAATTCAGGCGATTTATACAAATAATCATCAAATTATGATCGTCAACACCCAAAATAATGGCACGCTCCCCTTCTTGCCCGATGACGCAACCATCGAGACCTCCGCCATGATTACCGATGCAGGACCTATCCCCCTCAAGGCCACTGCCCTGCCTATCATCGCCCAAACCGAACTTCATATCATGAAGACATTTGAGCGACTCACCATTGAAGCAGCAATCAGTGGAAACTACGACACCGCCATCCAAGCCTTAACCCTCAATCCCCTCGTGAAGAAAGGCGAGATTACCCGTCAAGTCCTCAATGAAATGATTCAAGCGCATAAAGCACACCTTCCTAAATGGCAAGTCAGAAAGTAA
- a CDS encoding SAM-dependent methyltransferase produces MYRVDRNNFYKEQKNATIYTPKATSAFLFALLSPHIKKDGLIFDPCVGAGSLLEPFHSAGYRVLGIDIEDQGFIDTQVVNYLSLTPDFFSEKPALILMNPPFNVDAKTKAYIKEHYSGRPLLPEIWLLKVIELFGKDIPIVMFTPYGFRLNQTQTSKRWQRFSSGHFPEITSIISLPKDLFEGILFHSEILIFNLPNLKGHYFYQL; encoded by the coding sequence ATGTATCGGGTGGATAGGAATAATTTTTACAAAGAGCAAAAGAACGCCACGATATACACGCCCAAGGCGACGAGTGCTTTTCTCTTTGCGTTGCTCTCGCCCCACATTAAGAAGGATGGGTTGATTTTTGATCCGTGTGTGGGTGCCGGATCGTTGCTAGAGCCTTTTCACTCGGCGGGATATCGTGTGTTAGGGATCGACATTGAAGATCAGGGTTTTATTGATACGCAGGTGGTCAATTACTTGTCGCTCACGCCCGATTTTTTCTCCGAAAAACCAGCACTTATCCTCATGAATCCGCCTTTTAATGTTGATGCAAAGACCAAGGCTTATATCAAAGAGCATTACTCTGGTCGTCCGTTGCTCCCCGAGATATGGCTACTCAAGGTGATAGAGCTCTTTGGTAAGGATATTCCAATTGTGATGTTTACTCCCTATGGCTTTCGCCTTAACCAGACCCAGACGAGCAAGCGTTGGCAACGTTTTTCCTCAGGGCATTTTCCAGAAATCACCAGCATTATTAGTCTCCCTAAGGATTTATTCGAGGGGATTCTCTTTCATAGTGAGATTTTAATCTTTAATCTGCCAAACCTCAAAGGGCACTATTTTTATCAGTTATAG